CAATCGCTTCACGATTGACGTCAGCGTGCGAGAAGCCGGACAGGCGCCGGAGCGAGTGACCACCAACTGGGATGGGGGGATCGAGAAGACCGCGCACGATTCGACAAAGCTGAGCGCCGCGGTCGCCCAGTTGCTGCCCGTGCGCGACTTCGTGGTCGAGTATCCGAAAGCGTCGAGCGCGGCGCTTGCTGTCTCGCACTACCGCCCCAAGCTCAAGAAGGGCTCAGGGCAGCACGTCCCGTTCCGAGCGAGCGAGCGGCACGAGCCCCATCTGGCGGTGGCCGCCAAAGACGGGACCAGCACGTACTTCGCGGTCCGCGTTCCCATTGCGGAAGCGCTAAAGGACGCTGCCGGCACGCCGACCCAGCGCATCGTCGTGATCGACAAGAGCGCGAGTCAGAGCAGTGCTTCGCTGCGCGAGACGGCTCGGGTTGCACTGGCGCTCGCGCGCGAAGCGCGGTTTGCTCTGTTTGCCTGTGACAGCGCTTGTGTGTCGTTCCCGGCTCGCGGTGTGGCCAGGCCAGAAGCAGCGACGCTCGCCCGCGCCAAGCACTGGCTGGACAATCTCGAGCCCAGCGGCGCTTCCGACGTCGAGGGCGCATGGCTCGCCGCACTTCGGCGTGCCGGTAGCGCAGCTCAGATCGTCTACTTCGGCGATGGTCAGCCGAGTGCCGGCGCGCTCGGGCTCGAGGCGATCGCGCGATCCATCGTCGCAGCGCGCTCCGGCGCGATCGATCTCGAATTCGTCGCTCAAGGTCCAACGGCGGACGAGAGCGTGCTCGAAGAGCTCGCGGCGCGCACGGGCGGCTCTGGGCGCACCCTGCGGGGGCCCGCGGCCTTCGCCGAACGCGCGACGGCACTTCGTGCAGCACTGTCGCGCCCGACGCTCAAAGACGTGCGCGCGGAGTTCGACGTGGCGGTGGATGGCGCCGTCGTGCGGCGCAGCACGTCGGACGCGGCGAGCGGTGACTTGCTCGTGATGGCGAAGACGGGCGGGAAACTGCCAAATACGATCGACGTCGTAGGGCGCGCAGGCGATCACACGCAGCGCGTGCGGTACGCACTGCACTGGCCAGCGAGATCCGAGCCCGGCAATCCACTGCTGCCGCGGCTGTGGGCAGAAGCAAGAATCGCGGGCCTCGAGCATGCGGCGGATCAGCAGAGCTTGACGGAAGCCGAACGCCTTTCGATGGAGCATCACGTCGTGTCGCGCGAAGCGTCGCTGATCGCCCTGGAGAACGACGCGATGTTCGAGGAGTTCGGCATCCGCCAGCGATCCCGACCGCCTGTCGCCAAGCGATCGCAGCGCGTGTCGCGCGTACACAAGGCGAGGCCGCCGAAGATTCGGATGGCGATGACCATGGTTTCTGGCCGTACTCCTCCGGAGACCATCCGACGCACCGTGCATCAGAGCTTCGGCCGCTTCCGCGCTTGCTATCACAAGGGCCTATTGCGCAACCCCAAGCTTTCCGGGCGCGTCACCGTGCGCTTCGTTATCGCGCGGGACGGCAGCGTTGCCGCAGCGATGGACGGCGGCAGCACGCTGGCCAATGCAGACGTGATCACGTGCATGGTGGACGCGTCGCGGAAGCTCGTGTTCACGAAGCCCGAGGGTGGGCCGATCACCGTCGACTATCCATTCGCGCTTTCGCCCGACACCGCGACTGCGGCGCATCGCGAAACCGGGCCCCAGATGCGCCGACGGCTGGGTTCAGGTCCACCGCGCATCGAGGTGCTCGCCGGTGACGACATCTGGATCTACCCGACTCCGCTGCGCAACGGAGAGGTGCTTGCCAGTGCAGCCGAAGCCGATACCCGAGGACAGCGCGAATGGCAGATTCGTGACTACCTTGCCCATGGACGCTTCGACGCAGCGCAACTTGCCGCCACACTGTGGGCCGCTGCCGAACCCAAGAGCCGCCCCGCCCTCAGCGTGCTTGCCCAGACGTCCCTGCTTTCCGGCGACCGACCGCGGTTGCTCGCGGCAGCCGCTGGCAGTGTCGAACTCGACCCACGAGATCCCGGCGCGCAGGAGTTCGCCGCGCGTGTGTTCACGCGAGCAGGCGAGCGCGCTCGCGCCTGTGGTCACTGGCGCGCCCTTGCTTCCCTGCCAATCCCCGACGCACTGACGCAGGCGAACGCGCGTACTTGTCTCGAGACGGACGGCATGCCGACCCTGCCCAGCCCGCGCGCGCAGTCTGAGATACAGGCGACGGTCCAGTGTGCGCGCGCTACGAGGCGTTGCCCGACGCTCGCGCTGATCGCCGACGACGGTAGCGTACGGACCGTGCTCGATTCTGGCCGCGATGACGCTGTGTTCCTAGCGAGCCTCGGCGGCGCCACCTGGCGCCTGCTTCGAGTAGGTGGCGACTCCGACGCTCGCGGCACAGTGCGCGTCAGCGTCGCTGGCGAAAAGCGCACTTATCCCTTCGGCCCCGACAGCCCCCGAGCCGTCGTGACGCTACGCCACGAGCTTCTCATGCAATAGACCTACTGACGAGCATCTGCGACTCGCAGCAGTGGGTTCTTGCGATCGGCGCGCGGATCCAGTTCGAGCCCTCCGCCCTCTTCGCTGCAAATCTGTCGCGCCGTGTCGAAGGCTTCGGCCAGTGACAGTTGGCGCTGCCGACGCCAGGCGAGGAACTCCTCTGCGTCCAACGGGCCAATCACGGCTGCGACCAATCGGTCTCTGTCGTGGATGAGCTGAGGCTCCTCGGCCGCCCGACGCAGGACCTCGGAAAACCGCTGCTTCGCTTGGCCAATCCTCCAGGACATGCTTCTTTTCTGAGATCTCGGGGTTGCTTGGTCAAGTTGCGAGCGAAACTCGCGCCAACCGCCTCTGCTGCAGCGGGGCTGCTATCCCGACGAATTGCTCGGATTTGTGATCGTTTTTGCGACATAGGCGAGCATGTCCGCGAGATGATCACCGTGCTGAGCAACTCGCGCCCTTGAGTGCGCGCCGGCTCGCGACGAGCGGAGGCGGAACATCGTCCGCACCACCCAGGCAACGCCGAATCCACTGTGAATCCCGCGCCACAAGTGGTTGAACCACTACGAGGTGATTCGACGACAGGGTAGCGCAAGTCGCTGTAATCATTGAGTCGAAACGCTGGCTTGGCGGTTGCTCTTAGGAGCAGCGTGCGAACACTCAGCGGCTTCTCGTGGGTCGGCGCGGCGATTGTCGCGGCTGGACTCTGGCTAGCGCCGTCCGTCGCGTCCGCGGCTGACGCGGTCGAGCAAGGCTACGTCGTCACTCTCGAAAACGGTGACATCGTAGTCGACCTCGCCGCGGCGCGTGGCGCAAAGGTCGGCGACATCATCGAACTCTGGCGCCCGCTCTCGCTGCGGCACCCCGTGACGGGGCAGCGGGTGAAGGATCGCTTTCGCATCGGCAGCCTTCGCTTGACGCAGGTTCGGGATCACCTGAGCTT
This genomic stretch from Polyangiaceae bacterium harbors:
- a CDS encoding AgmX/PglI C-terminal domain-containing protein, with the translated sequence MSAPKATRLPEFARAAPPPPVVTSTAHGPAALPSLIGPDILAELAPEPPRPWRGLGRMGARIPGTSDHEPQGVRLARHDVRVTIHDGFARTEVDEEFHNDTDRVLEGVLEFPIPRGASVSRMALWVGPRLVEAEMVERSRGSSVFRGIVDETVRPRDPALLEKTSNAALTLRVFPIAAYSSRRVTFSYDEPLVATATGFRYVYPLSAGENSSISINRFTIDVSVREAGQAPERVTTNWDGGIEKTAHDSTKLSAAVAQLLPVRDFVVEYPKASSAALAVSHYRPKLKKGSGQHVPFRASERHEPHLAVAAKDGTSTYFAVRVPIAEALKDAAGTPTQRIVVIDKSASQSSASLRETARVALALAREARFALFACDSACVSFPARGVARPEAATLARAKHWLDNLEPSGASDVEGAWLAALRRAGSAAQIVYFGDGQPSAGALGLEAIARSIVAARSGAIDLEFVAQGPTADESVLEELAARTGGSGRTLRGPAAFAERATALRAALSRPTLKDVRAEFDVAVDGAVVRRSTSDAASGDLLVMAKTGGKLPNTIDVVGRAGDHTQRVRYALHWPARSEPGNPLLPRLWAEARIAGLEHAADQQSLTEAERLSMEHHVVSREASLIALENDAMFEEFGIRQRSRPPVAKRSQRVSRVHKARPPKIRMAMTMVSGRTPPETIRRTVHQSFGRFRACYHKGLLRNPKLSGRVTVRFVIARDGSVAAAMDGGSTLANADVITCMVDASRKLVFTKPEGGPITVDYPFALSPDTATAAHRETGPQMRRRLGSGPPRIEVLAGDDIWIYPTPLRNGEVLASAAEADTRGQREWQIRDYLAHGRFDAAQLAATLWAAAEPKSRPALSVLAQTSLLSGDRPRLLAAAAGSVELDPRDPGAQEFAARVFTRAGERARACGHWRALASLPIPDALTQANARTCLETDGMPTLPSPRAQSEIQATVQCARATRRCPTLALIADDGSVRTVLDSGRDDAVFLASLGGATWRLLRVGGDSDARGTVRVSVAGEKRTYPFGPDSPRAVVTLRHELLMQ